In Reichenbachiella agarivorans, one genomic interval encodes:
- a CDS encoding lipoprotein signal peptidase yields MKYYKYFLISIAVIVLDQIVKLVVHFNMDMGVNGQIQIIGEYFKLHYLTNPGMAFGMKLGTEYGKLYLTLFRLIAMVGIGYYLHTLIKKEVPTGLLVCIALILGGAIGNVIDSTFYGVFLDNAPYDAPTPWFYGQVVDMFYIDIWEGRLPDWLPIMGGKYMSLWPVFNIADAAIFVGVAIILIFQKKFFIAPKEEAGQEVEEAGTTE; encoded by the coding sequence ATGAAATACTATAAATATTTTTTGATCAGCATAGCGGTTATCGTCTTGGATCAAATCGTGAAACTGGTCGTACACTTCAACATGGACATGGGTGTCAATGGTCAGATTCAGATCATAGGAGAGTACTTCAAACTCCACTACCTTACCAATCCAGGAATGGCCTTTGGTATGAAACTCGGTACAGAGTATGGGAAATTGTATTTGACCTTGTTCAGGTTGATTGCCATGGTCGGGATAGGGTATTACCTCCATACCTTGATCAAAAAGGAAGTTCCTACTGGATTGCTGGTTTGTATTGCATTGATATTAGGAGGAGCGATTGGCAATGTCATTGATAGTACTTTCTACGGTGTGTTCTTGGACAATGCTCCCTATGACGCACCGACTCCTTGGTTTTATGGCCAGGTTGTAGATATGTTTTACATAGATATATGGGAAGGAAGACTTCCTGACTGGTTGCCCATCATGGGTGGCAAGTACATGTCTCTCTGGCCTGTATTCAACATCGCAGATGCTGCCATTTTTGTAGGTGTAGCAATTATCCTCATCTTCCAGAAAAAATTCTTTATCGCCCCAAAAGAAGAAGCAGGGCAAGAGGTAGAAGAAGCAGGTACAACTGAGTAA
- a CDS encoding nuclear transport factor 2 family protein, producing the protein MKVHSTIYAILSSALIWSCNEQSPKITQYSPSSQEIEVRQVVLDLFQAMYDGDSSKASKVFRPEAKLYSIFQQNDSTQWHEGSVPQFLTAIGSPHNVKWIEKSWDYQITIDDGLAQVWCQYAFFAGERFSHCGVDAFQLVHTHEGWKIFSLADTRRKDGCIFPTGEFFEPK; encoded by the coding sequence ATGAAAGTTCACTCGACAATTTATGCCATTCTGAGTAGTGCGCTCATATGGTCCTGTAATGAACAGAGCCCGAAAATCACTCAATACAGCCCTTCTTCACAAGAAATTGAAGTCAGACAAGTTGTATTGGATCTTTTTCAGGCAATGTACGACGGGGACAGTAGCAAGGCCAGCAAGGTTTTCAGACCTGAAGCAAAACTATACTCCATCTTTCAGCAAAATGATTCTACCCAATGGCACGAAGGCAGCGTCCCACAGTTTCTGACAGCCATAGGGAGCCCACACAACGTCAAATGGATTGAAAAAAGTTGGGATTACCAAATCACTATTGACGATGGTCTTGCTCAGGTTTGGTGCCAATATGCCTTCTTTGCTGGAGAACGATTTAGCCACTGCGGAGTGGACGCATTTCAACTAGTCCATACCCATGAAGGCTGGAAGATTTTTTCACTTGCCGATACAAGGAGAAAGGACGGTTGCATCTTTCCTACTGGTGAGTTTTTTGAACCGAAGTAG